The following coding sequences lie in one Saccharomyces mikatae IFO 1815 strain IFO1815 genome assembly, chromosome: 10 genomic window:
- the URA8 gene encoding CTP synthase URA8 (similar to Saccharomyces cerevisiae URA7 (YBL039C) and URA8 (YJR103W); ancestral locus Anc_7.476): MKYVVVSGGVISGIGKGVLASSTGMLLKTLGLKVTSIKIDPYMNIDAGTMSPLEHGECFVLDDGGETDLDLGNYERYLGITLSRDHNITTGKIYSHVIARERKGDYLGKTVQIVPHLTNAIQDWIQRVSKIPVDNTGLEPDVCIIELGGTVGDIESAPFVEALRQFQFEVGRENFALIHVSLVPVIHGEQKTKPTQAAVKDLRSLGLIPDVIACRCSEELNKSTIEKIAMFCHVGPEQVVNVHDVNSTYHVPLLLLKQCMIDYLHSRLKLGEVFLSPEDKERGSLLLNNWENMTKNLDESDDIVKIALVGKYTDLKDSYLSVTKSLEHASMKCRRQLEILWVEASNLEPETQEVDKNKFHDSWNKLSSADGILVPGGFGTRGIEGMILAAKWARESGVPFLGVCLGLQVAAIEFARHVIGRPHSSSTEFLDESLLAPEDQVVIYMPEIDKEHMGGTMRLGLRPTIFQPNSQWSHVRKLYGGVNEVHERHRHRYEINPKLVDDMESHGFVFVGKDQTGQRCEIFELREHPYYVGTQYHPEYTSKVLEPSRPFWGLVAAASGILDEVINDINAAAGNENENE; encoded by the coding sequence ATGAAGTACGTTGTTGTTTCCGGCGGTGTTATCTCAGGTATTGGTAAGGGAGTTTTAGCGTCCTCTACTGGGATGCTACTGAAGACCCTAGGCTTAAAGGTTACTTCCATCAAAATTGACCCATACATGAATATCGATGCAGGGACAATGTCTCCCTTGGAACACGGTGAGTGTTTTGTACTCGATGATGGTGGAGAAACGGACTTGGACCTCGGTAATTATGAGCGCTACCTCGGTATTACCTTAAGCAGGGACCACAATATCACCACTGGCAAGATATACTCTCATGTGATTGCCAGAGAAAGGAAAGGTGATTATCTGGGTAAGACCGTGCAAATTGTACCTCATTTGACTAATGCCATCCAGGATTGGATTCAGCGAGTTTCGAAGATCCCGGTGGATAACACAGGCTTAGAACCAGACGTCTGTATTATTGAACTGGGTGGTACTGTAGGTGATATTGAAAGTGCACCCTTTGTGGAAGCATTACGTCAATTTCAGTTCGAAGTGggaagagaaaattttgcTTTGATTCATGTTTCACTGGTACCTGTTATTCACGGTGAACAGAAGACCAAACCCACCCAAGCAGCAGTCAAGGATTTAAGGTCTTTGGGCCTTATTCCTGATGTGATTGCCTGTAGATGCAGCGAGGAACTCAACAAGAGCACCATCGAAAAGATCGCCATGTTCTGTCATGTGGGGCCAGAGCAAGTTGTCAACGTTCATGATGTTAACTCCACGTACCACGTGCCTTTGTTGCTGCTGAAGCAATGTATGATCGACTATCTCCATTCGAGGTTGAAATTAGGCGAAGTATTTTTATCTCCAGAAGACAAGGAAAGAGGATCCTTGTTATTGAATAACTGGGAGAATATGACCAAAAACTTGGATGAATCTGACGATATTGTTAAGATTGCCCTTGTAGGCAAGTACACTGACTTAAAGGATTCGTACTTGTCTGTGACCAAATCTTTAGAACACGCAAGTATGAAGTGTCGTCGTCAATTAGAAATTCTTTGGGTGGAGGCAAGTAACCTAGAGCCTGAAACCCAAGAGGTCGACAAGAACAAGTTTCACGACTCATGGAATAAACTCAGTTCTGCCGATGGGATTTTGGTGCCTGGCGGGTTTGGCACGAGAGGCATCGAGGGAATGATTCTTGCTGCCAAATGGGCCCGCGAATCTGGCGTCCCCTTTCTTGGCGTCTGTCTTGGCTTACAGGTTGCTGCTATCGAGTTTGCCCGTCATGTGATAGGCCGCCCACACAGCAGCTCTACAGAATTTTTGGATGAATCACTTTTGGCTCCTGAAGACCAGGTAGTTATATACATGCCCGAGATCGATAAGGAACACATGGGCGGAACAATGAGATTAGGGTTGAGGCCCACCATTTTCCAGCCGAATTCACAATGGAGCCACGTAAGGAAGCTTTATGGCGGAGTCAATGAAGTGCATGAAAGACATCGTCATCGGTATGAAATAAATCCTAAATTAGTGGACGATATGGAGTCACATGGCTTTGTATTTGTTGGTAAGGACCAAACAGGCCAGCGGTGCGAGATATTCGAGTTACGAGAGCACCCGTACTACGTAGGCACCCAATACCATCCAGAGTATACATCCAAGGTGTTAGAACCATCCAGACCGTTTTGGGGGCTTGTGGCTGCAGCCTCCGGAATTCTTGATGAAGTAATCAACGACATAAATGCAGCCGcaggaaatgaaaatgaaaatgaatga
- the SOD1 gene encoding superoxide dismutase SOD1 (similar to Saccharomyces cerevisiae SOD1 (YJR104C); ancestral locus Anc_7.477): MVQAVAVLKGDAGVSGVVKFEQTSESEPTTISYEIAGNSPNALRGFHIHEFGDATNGCVSAGPHFNPFKKTHGAPTDEVRHVGDMGNLQTDANGVAKGSFKDSLIKLIGPTSVVGRSVVIHGGQDDLGKGDTEESLKTGNAGPRPACGVIGLTN, translated from the coding sequence ATGGTCCAAGCAGTTGCAGTGTTAAAGGGTGATGCCGGTGTTTCCGGTGTTGTCAAGTTCGAGCAAACTTCTGAATCTGAACCTACGACAATCTCATACGAGATTGCTGGTAACAGCCCTAACGCGCTACGAGGGTTCCATATTCACGAGTTTGGAGACGCCACCAATGGTTGTGTCTCTGCTGGTCCCCACTTCAACCCTTTTAAAAAGACACATGGTGCCCCAACTGACGAAGTCAGACACGTAGGTGACATGGGTAACCTTCAGACAGACGCCAATGGTGTGGCCAAGGGCTCTTTCAAGGATTCTTTGATCAAGCTTATCGGTCCTACCTCCGTTGTTGGCAGGAGTGTTGTTATCCACGGCGGTCAAGATGACTTAGGTAAGGGTGACACAGAAGAATCTTTGAAGACTGGTAACGCCGGTCCTAGACCAGCCTGTGGTGTCATTGGATTAACCAACTAA
- the ADO1 gene encoding adenosine kinase (similar to Saccharomyces cerevisiae ADO1 (YJR105W); ancestral locus Anc_7.499): MSAPLVVLGNPLLDFQADVTAEYLAKYSLKANDAILVDAKSGDAKMAIFDELLQMPETKLVAGGAAQNTARGAAYVLGAGQVVYFGSVGKDKFSEKLLNENEKAGVKSMYQVQSDIGTGKCAALITGHNRSLVTDLGAANFFTPDHLDKHWDLVEAAKLFYVGGFHLTVSPDAIVKLGEHAKKNNKPLVLNFSAPFIPHVFKDALARVLPYATIIIANESEAEAFCDAFQLDCANTDLEAIAQRIVKDSPVEKTVIFTHGVEPTVVVSSKGTSVYPVKSLDSSNVVDTNGAGDAFAGGFMAGLTKGEDLETSIDMGQWLAALSIQEVGPSYPSKQIFYSK, from the coding sequence ATGTCCGCACCATTGGTAGTATTGGGTAACCCACTTCTAGATTTTCAAGCCGACGTGACGGCTGAATACTTGGCgaaatattctttgaagGCCAACGATGCCATTTTGGTGGATGCCAAGTCAGGTGACGCTAAGATGGCTATTTTTGACGAGCTCTTGCAGATGccagaaacaaaacttgTTGCTGGTGGTGCTGCTCAAAACACTGCCAGAGGAGCTGCCTACGTTTTGGGCGCTGGTCAGGTTGTCTACTTCGGTTCCGTCGGTAAGGATAAGTTCAGCGAGAAATTGCTtaacgaaaatgaaaaggcaGGTGTCAAGTCTATGTACCAAGTCCAAAGTGACATCGGTACTGGAAAGTGTGCAGCTTTGATCACTGGCCATAACAGGTCGTTAGTCACAGACCTGGGAGCTGCTAATTTCTTTACACCGGATCACTTAGACAAGCATTGGGACTTGGTTGAAGCCGCTAAGCTCTTCTACGTCGGTGGGTTCCACTTGACCGTGTCTCCAGATGCTATTGTTAAGTTGGGAGAACATGCcaagaagaacaacaagCCTCTTGTTTTGAACTTTAGTGCTCCTTTTATTCCTCATGTTTTCAAAGACGCATTGGCCAGAGTTCTGCCTTACGCTACTATTATCATTGCTAACGAGTCCGAAGCTGAAGCCTTTTGCGATGCCTTCCAATTGGACTGTGCAAACACTGATTTGGAAGCCATTGCTCAAAGAATTGTCAAGGACTCTCcagttgaaaaaactgTCATCTTCACCCACGGTGTCGAGCCAACAGTCGTTGTATCCTCCAAGGGTACCAGCGTTTACCCTGTCAAGTCTTTGGACTCCTCCAATGTTGTCGACACTAACGGTGCTGGTGATGCCTTTGCCGGTGGGTTCATGGCTGGGTTGACTAAAGGAGAAGATTTAGAAACTTCCATCGACATGGGTCAATGGTTAGCTGCTTTGTCCATTCAAGAAGTTGGTCCTTCTTACCCTTCCAAgcaaatattttattctaAATAA
- the ECM27 gene encoding Ecm27p (similar to Saccharomyces cerevisiae ECM27 (YJR106W); ancestral locus Anc_7.498), whose protein sequence is MDWAVNVAHPRLLYEDPKLSVTFIVPSLFHIIVAFVLLGICASDFLCPNVARISDPSSLRSNGSLASKTASHASHTGALMAVLLSWCNSSPDLFSNLMSWATSTRETRATSVSLSIGEVLGACGIILCIVEGSIFIIMSRTHIEISHIQKLSIIRDLLFSLVAMCVMSYVSFMNQVTILNCFLMVFLYAFYLVVKLTFKINRPPETPTETAADISLRDNSVSPFLDDSLMASGLLPPIQPGFDVSNSITHGIKPSLLSAMDFNSFLSMLENSSLEEDDPRNEMAELNTLRSLTPAKHWPITVTSAAEATTSAGRPFSEPTNAFTEYTDFDRAINSSPALFAPYHDNPNDEELQDEVLAETPGDVHFGAQEMRRISMKSLRSIIKIFIPHLSNFSQKSTSDAVFSTITVPFFVIFKLSCPQPPTDILSYDPILNKYSLTTLPIVLLFIQSITAPFLLCSTLSVLLTYPLGYLVYLFPFTLSISLILLLIAFITKVNLHNKFTLSLDSSEILQEKLRKRKLLERLNTSTQVIFLAIGIINIIIWISLLANCLIEMMEIYQKILGLSKAILGLTIFAWGNSIGDLISNISMCRLYKTQTHYQDRVHLATKFFMISCASCLGGVMLNSMGGIGFSGLVSMLFIGVFNDNEWWFLRKVELQESSRLDNTLNYKFIVSCVFIILQIILLLVFFGGPKNIKRYLTSEMKLTGIFMCGLWALATLINILLELFG, encoded by the coding sequence ATGGACTGGGCAGTAAATGTGGCCCATCCACGATTGCTTTACGAAGACCCCAAATTATCAGTAACGTTTATTGTGCCGAGCTTATTTCATATCATTGTAGCTTTCGTACTATTAGGGATATGTGCGTCCGATTTTCTTTGCCCCAACGTGGCTCGTATATCAGATCCTAGTAGTCTTCGATCGAATGGTTCGTTGGCTTCAAAAACAGCATCTCATGCTTCTCATACTGGCGCCTTAATGGCAGTTCTACTATCCTGGTGTAACTCTTCACCTGACCTGTTTTCGAACTTAATGAGTTGGGCAACCTCTACAAGAGAAACAAGAGCAACCTCAGTATCATTATCAATTGGCGAAGTGCTGGGTGCCTGCGGTATTATTCTGTGCATTGTGGAAGgttctatttttattattatgtcAAGGACACATATTGAAATATCGCACATTCAAAAGTTATCTATTATAAGAGATTTATTATTCTCCTTGGTTGCTATGTGCGTGATGAGTTATGTTTCCTTTATGAACCAGGTCACTATTCTAAATTGCTTCTTAATGGTGTTTCTTTACGCATTTTATTTAGTTGTCAAATtgactttcaaaattaacCGTCCCCCAGAAACCCCTACTGAAACCGCTGCAGATATAAGCCTCAGAGATAACTCCGTTTCTCCATTTTTAGATGACTCTCTGATGGCCTCAGGTTTATTACCACCAATACAACCTGGCTTTGACGTATCCAATTCTATAACACACGGAATTAAGCCAAGTTTGCTATCTGCTATGGATTTCAATAGTTTTCTATCAATGCTAGAAAATTCATCCCTGGAGGAGGATGACCCAAGGAATGAAATGGCAGAGTTGAATACTCTTCGTAGTTTAACGCCAGCAAAACATTGGCCCATCACTGTAACAAGTGCTGCTGAGGCGACCACGAGTGCCGGAAGGCCGTTTAGTGAGCCAACGAATGCTTTTACAGAATACACTGATTTTGATAGGGCAATAAATAGCTCTCCAGCGTTATTTGCCCCTTACCATGATAACCCTAATGATGAAGAGCTTCAAGATGAAGTTTTAGCGGAGACTCCAGGTGATGTCCATTTTGGTGCTCAGGAAATGCGAAGAATTTCCATGAAATCTCTACGATCAAttataaaaattttcataCCACATCTTTCAAACTTCTCTCAGAAATCTACCTCAGATGCAGTATTCTCCACCATTACTGTTCCATTCTTTGTCATATTTAAATTATCATGTCCACAACCCCCTACAGATATACTGAGTTATGACCCCATTCTGAATAAATACTCATTAACAACGTTACCCATAGTTTTGTTGTTTATTCAATCTATTACCGCTCCTTTTCTCCTTTGTAGCACACTTTCTGTGCTATTAACTTATCCCTTAGGTTATCTCGTTTATCTTTTCCCTTTTACTTTATCCATAAGCTTGATTCTACTATTGATAGCTTTCATCACAAAGGTAAATTTACATAACAAGTTTACTTTGTCATTAGATAGCTCAGAAATTTTACAAGAAAAACTGCGGAAAAGGAAACTGCTAGAAAGACTTAACACTAGCACTCAAGTAATCTTTCTAGCTATTGGaataataaatattattatttggATATCACTTTTAGCCAATTGTCTCATAGAAATGATggaaatatatcaaaaaatattagGATTATCCAAAGCCATTTTAGGCCTTACAATTTTTGCATGGGGCAATTCCATAGGGGATCTGATCTCCAACATATCTATGTGCAGGCTTTACAAGACCCAAACTCATTACCAAGACAGAGTTCATTTAGCAACAAAGTTTTTCATGATATCATGCGCATCTTGTTTGGGAGGCGTAATGTTGAATTCCATGGGTGGAATAGGTTTTAGCGGGTTAGTTTCAATGCTGTTCATTGGTGTTTTTAACGATAACGAATGGTGGTTTCtaagaaaagttgaattACAAGAATCAAGTCGGTTGGATAATACATTAAATTATAAATTTATTGTTTCTTGCGTCTTTATCATCCTACAGATTATTCTCTTGCTAGTATTCTTCGGCGGGCCTAAGAATATTAAACGATACCTAACGAGCGAGATGAAGTTGACCGGAATATTCATGTGCGGATTATGGGCACTAGCAACCTTAATAAATATACTTCTAGAACTGTTTGGGTGA
- the LIH1 gene encoding putative lipase (similar to Saccharomyces cerevisiae YJR107W; ancestral locus Anc_7.497), with product MISTRIFILYLFITLAPFINCSPNLSITPYIYERLVYFMKASSISSCISDNLLFVNKTLNNGGCPPHIKFCNDEEINPTAGQTVVELVLNAKKGELGSGYLAVDHGKKVVILAFRGSTTRQDWFSDFEIYPVEYSPLCVKEYRKLIEEGTIRECKGCKMHRGFLRFTETLGMDVFKKMESILESYPDYRIVVTGHSLGAALASLAGIELRIRGFDPLVLTFATPKIFNSEMRQWVDELFETDMIEKESIARKEIQFRKGYFRVVHTGDYIPMVPPFYHPAGLEMFINKVGLPQYAEDIEYRGKNNRLTLKDGFRDGMSGLVEDWLHVYEHRAYFIDVKGCSGL from the coding sequence ATGATATCCACAAGAATATTCATATTATATCTTTTTATAACTTTGGCACCCTTTATTAATTGTTCACCAAACTTGTCAATTACTCCTTATATCTATGAGCGTCTGGTCTATTTTATGAAGGCAAGCTCAATATCAAGCTGCATATCAGACAATTTACTTTTCGTTAACAAAACGTTGAATAATGGGGGTTGTCCACCACATATTAAGTTCTGTaacgatgaagaaattaaccCTACAGCTGGTCAAACAGTGGTGGAACTAGTTCTTAATGCCAAAAAAGGTGAACTGGGCTCAGGTTATCTTGCTGTTGACCACggaaaaaaagttgttATTTTGGCATTTAGAGGATCTACAACCAGACAAGATTGGTTTAGcgattttgaaatatatcCAGTGGAATATTCTCCACTTTGCGTTAAAGAATATCGTAAACTTATAGAAGAAGGAACTATTAGAGAATGCAAAGGTTGTAAAATGCACAGGGGATTCCTCAGGTTCACAGAAACACTTGGGATGGACgtctttaaaaaaatggagTCAATTTTGGAAAGCTATCCAGATTATCGAATTGTTGTCACAGGACATTCCTTGGGGGCAGCGTTAGCAAGTTTGGCTGGGATagaattaagaataagagGCTTTGATCCGTTAGTATTGACATTCGCAACACCAAAGATATTCAATAGCGAAATGAGACAATGGGTAGATGAATTATTTGAGACAGATATGATAGAGAAGGAGTCAATTgctagaaaagaaattcaattcCGTAAGGGTTATTTTAGGGTCGTACATACCGGTGATTATATTCCTATGGTTCCACCATTCTATCATCCGGCTGGTTTAGAGATGTTTATTAATAAAGTCGGTCTACCTCAATATGCAGAAGATATTGAGTACCGAGGTAAAAATAACAGGTTAACTTTGAAGGATGGATTTCGAGATGGCATGAGCGGTTTGGTTGAAGACTGGTTACATGTTTATGAACATCGAGCCTACTTCATTGACGTAAAAGGATGTTCTGGACTTTAA
- the ABM1 gene encoding Abm1p (similar to Saccharomyces cerevisiae ABM1 (YJR108W)), with the protein MSCSLSVSTILSPADASMVAALLNFTESNTYIHYSTCWGTSGYTRNILL; encoded by the coding sequence atgaGTTGTTCTCTTAGTGTTTCTACAATTCTTTCACCCGCTGATGCATCAATGGTAGCAGCACTGTTAAATTTTACGGAATCCAACACGTATATCCACTACTCGACATGTTGGGGCACAAGTGGTTACACACGTAATATCTTGTTATAG
- the CPA2 gene encoding carbamoyl-phosphate synthase (glutamine-hydrolyzing) CPA2 (similar to Saccharomyces cerevisiae CPA2 (YJR109C); ancestral locus Anc_7.494) — translation MTSIYTSTEPTNSAFTTEHYKPQLVEGVNSVLVIGSGGLSIGQAGEFDYSGSQAIKALKEDNKFTILVNPNIATNQTSHSLADKIYYLPVTPEYITYIIELERPDAILLTFGGQTGLNCGVALDESGVLAKYNVKVLGTPIKTLITSEDRDLFASALKDINIPIAESFACETVDEALEAAERVKYPVIVRSAYALGGLGSGFANNAGEMKELAAQSLSLAPQILVEKSLKGWKEVEYEVVRDRVGNCITVCNMENFDPLGVHTGDSMVFAPSQTLSDEEFHMLRSAAIKIIRHLGVIGECNVQYALQPDGLDYRVIEVNARLSRSSALASKATGYPLAYTAAKIGLGYTLPELPNPITKTTVANFEPSLDYIVAKIPKWDLSKFQYVDRSIGSSMKSVGEVMAIGRNYEEAFQKALRQVDPSLLGFQGSAEFGDQLDEALRTPTDRRVLAIGQALIHENYTVERVNELSKIDKWFLYKCMNIVNIYKELESVESLSGLSKDLLQRAKKLGFSDKQIAVTINKQASTNINELEIRSLRKTLGIIPFVKRIDTLAAEFPAQTNYLYTTYNATKNDVQFTENGMLVLGSGVYRIGSSVEFDWCAVNTAKTLRAQGKKTIMINYNPETVSTDFDEVDRLYFEELSYERVMDIYELEQSEGCIISVGGQLPQNIALKLYDNGCNIMGTNPNDIDRAENRHKFSSILDSINVDQPEWSELTSVEEAKLFASKVNYPVLIRPSYVLSGAAMSVVNNEEELKAKLTLASDVSPDHPVVMSKFIEGAQEIDVDAVAYDGTVLVHAISEHVENAGVHSGDASLVLPPQHLSDDMKVALKDIADKVAKAWKITGPFNMQIIKDGEHTLKVIECNIRASRSFPFVSKVLGVNFIEIAVKAFLGGDIVPKPIDLMLNKKYDYVATKVPQFSFTRLAGADPFLGVEMASTGEVASFGKDLIESYWTAIQSTMNFHVPLPPSGILFGGDISREYLGQVASIVAAIGYRIYTTDEPTKTYLEKHIKETNSQISLIKFPKNDKRKLRELFQEYDIKAVFNLASKRAESTEDVDYIMRRNAIDFAIPLFNEPQTALLFAKCLKAKIAEKIRILESHDVIVPPEVRSWDEFIGFKAY, via the coding sequence atgactTCGATTTATACATCTACAGAACCTACGAATTCTGCTTTTACCACTGAGCACTACAAACCTCAGTTAGTTGAAGGTGTAAATTCAGTGCTTGTGATTGGGTCAGGCGGGCTCTCCATTGGTCAAGCAGGTGAATTCGATTACAGTGGTTCTCAAGCTATCAAAGCTTTGAAGGAAGATAACAAGTTTACTATATTGGTTAACCCAAATATCGCTACTAACCAAACTTCGCATTCCCTGGCGGATAAGATTTATTACTTGCCCGTTACACCAGAATACATCACATACATCATTGAACTTGAAAGGCCGGATGCCATACTTTTGACCTTCGGTGGTCAAACAGGTCTAAATTGTGGTGTGGCTCTGGATGAATCTGGTGTTTTGGCTAAATATAACGTTAAAGTTCTAGGTACTCCCATCAAGACTTTGATCACTTCTGAAGATAGAGACCTCTTCGCATCTGCTTTGAAAGATATTAACATCCCGATTGCAGAATCGTTTGCCTGTGAAACTGTGGACGAAGCTTTGGAGGCTGCGGAAAGGGTCAAATATCCAGTTATTGTCAGATCTGCATACGCATTGGGTGGGTTAGGTTCAGGTTTCGCTAATAATGCAGGTGAAATGAAGGAACTTGCTGCGCAATCCTTGTCGTTGGCCCCACAAattcttgttgaaaaatCCTTGAAAGGTTGGAAAGAAGTTGAATATGAAGTGGTCAGAGATAGAGTTGGTAATTGTATCACAGTATGTAATATGGAAAATTTCGACCCACTTGGTGTTCATACCGGTGATTCCATGGTTTTTGCTCCTTCCCAGACCCTATCGGATGAAGAGTTTCATATGTTGAGATCGGCAGCAATTAAAATTATTAGACACCTTGGTGTTATTGGTGAATGTAACGTTCAATACGCTTTACAACCTGATGGGCTAGACTACAGAGTTATTGAAGTGAACGCACGTCTATCTCGTTCCTCTGCATTGGCATCCAAGGCTACTGGTTACCCCTTAGCGTACACTGCCGCCAAGATTGGACTAGGCTATACTTTGCCAGAATTGCCTAACCCAATCACAAAAACCACAGTAGCTAATTTTGAGCCATCTTTAGATTATATCGTGGCGAAAATACCTAAGTGGGatctttcaaagtttcAGTATGTGGACAGGTCCATCGGTTCATCTATGAAATCAGTTGGAGAAGTTATGGCTATCGGTAGAAACTATGAAGAAGCTTTTCAAAAGGCATTAAGACAGGTGGACCCATcattgttgggattccaaGGCTCTGCCGAATTTGGCGATCAACTTGATGAAGCCTTGAGAACCCCAACGGACAGAAGAGTTCTTGCCATTGGTCAAGCTTTAATCCATGAAAACTATACAGTTGAGAGAGTTAATGAACTGAGTAAAATTGACAAGTGGTTTCTTTACAAGTGCATGAACATTGTAAATATCTATAAAGAGCTTGAATCAGTTGAATCTTTAAGTGGCTTGAGTAAAGATCTTTTACAGAGAGCCAAGAAATTAGGGTTTTCGGATAAGCAAATTGCCGTTACTATAAATAAACAAGCCTCCACAAATATTAACGAATTGGAAATCAGAAGTTTAAGAAAGACGTTGGGTATCATCCCCTTTGTCAAGAGAATCGATACTTTAGCCGCAGAATTTCCGGCACAAACTAATTATTTGTATACCACTTACAACGCTACAAAAAACGATGTACAGTTCACCGAAAACGGTATGCTTGTACTAGGCTCAGGTGTTTATCGTATTGGTTCATCTGTGGAATTTGATTGGTGTGCCGTGAACACTGCTAAGACTTTAAGAGCTCAGGGTAAAAAAACTATCATGATAAACTATAACCCAGAAACAGTTTCCACAGATTTCGACGAAGTTGATAGATTAtactttgaagaattatcGTATGAAAGAGTGATGGACATTTATGAGTTGGAGCAATCCGAGGGTTGCATTATTTCCGTCGGTGGTCAATTACCTCAAAACATTGCCCTGAAACTTTACGATAACGGCTGTAATATAATGGGTACTAATCCAAATGATATTGATAGAGCTGAAAACAGACACAAATTCTCTTCTATTCTGGATTCTATTAATGTCGACCAACCTGAGTGGAGTGAGCTAACATCAGTAGAAGAAGCGAAATTATTCGCTTCTAAAGTTAACTACCCTGTGTTAATTCGTCCATCTTATGTGCTTTCCGGTGCAGCAATGAGTGTTGTCAATAATGAGGAGGAACTGAAGGCCAAATTAACCCTGGCATCTGATGTTTCTCCTGACCACCCAGTCGTCATGTCTAAGTTTATTGAAGGTGCCCAAGAAATTGACGTTGACGCCGTTGCTTATGATGGTACTGTCTTGGTACATGCAATTTCTGAGCATGTTGAAAATGCAGGTGTGCATTCTGGTGATGCTTCGTTGGTCTTACCGCCTCAACATCTTTCTGATGACATGAAGGTTGCTCTAAAAGACATTGCTGATAAAGTTGCGAAAGCTTGGAAAATCACTGGTCCCTTTAATATGCAAATCATCAAAGATGGGGAGCATACATTAAAAGTCATTGAATGTAACATTAGAGCTTCTAGATCATTCCCATTCGTTTCGAAAGTTTTAGGCGttaattttattgaaataGCTGTAAAGGCATTTTTGGGCGGTGACATTGTACCAAAACCGATTGATTTGATGCTCAACAAAAAGTATGACTATGTTGCTACTAAAGTCCCTCAATTTTCCTTTACAAGATTAGCTGGTGCTGATCCTTTCTTAGGGGTCGAGATGGCATCAACTGGTGAAGTTGCTTCCTTTGGTAAGGATTTAATTGAAAGCTACTGGACTGCTATCCAAAGTACTATGAACTTCCATGTACCATTACCTCCAAGTggtatattatttggtGGCGATATATCTCGAGAATATTTGGGCCAGGTGGCTTCCATAGTGGCCGCTATTGGTTATAGAATATATACTACCGATGAGCCCACTAAAACATATCTAGAAAAGCACATCAAAGAAACAAACTCGCAGATATCTTTGATTAAATTTCCAAAGAATGATAAGAGAAAATTACGTGAACTATTTCAAGAATACGACATCAAAGCTGTTTTCAACCTAGCTTCCAAGAGAGCTGAAAGCACTGAAGATGTTGATTATATTATGAGAAGGAATGCTATTGATTTTGCTATTCCATTGTTCAATGAACCCCAAACGGCTTTATTGTTTGCGAAGTGCTTGAAGGCAAAAATTGCAGAAAAGATCAGAATTTTGGAATCCCATGACGTTATAGTCCCACCGGAAGTCCGTTCTTGGGATGAATTTATTGGTTTCAAAGCATATTGA